The genomic interval TGGGAGCTGCACGCCTGGATTCTGGTGCTGCTGGCCTGGGTGTTCGTGCCGTTTTACTACCGCTCGGGGGTCTTCACGATGCCGGAGTTTCTCGAGCGGCGCTTCAACAGCCGCGCGCGCTGGATTCTGGCCGTGGTGTCGCTGACGGCCTACGTCTTTACGAAGGTGTCGGTGACGGTGTATGCGGGGGCGCTGGTTTTTCGGACGCTGCTGGCCGACGTGTTTGGTTCGCCGGACCAGGCGTTCTGGGTGGGGGCGATTGCGACGGTGCTGGCCACGGGGATTTACACGATCCTGGGGGGTCTTCGGGCGGTGGTCTACACGGAGGTGTTGCAGACGGGGTTGTTGATTCTGGGGAGTGTGTTCATCACGGTATTCGGGCTTTCGGCACTGGGGGGCTGGGGCGAGCTGCGGGAGGTAGCCCGCCTGCAGGGCGAGCAGTGGGCCCTCTGGCGTCCGAACAGTGACCCCAACTTCCCCTGGCTGGGTGTGATGATTTCGTCGGCGGTAACGGGCATCTGGTACTGGTGCACGGACCAGTACATTGTGCAGCGGACGCTGGCGGCGCGTTCGCTGCAGGATGCGCGACGGGGTGCGCTCTGGGGTGGTTTTCTGAAGGTGTGGCCGGTGTTCATTTTTCTGGTGCCGGGGATGATCGGCTATGCGCTGCATCTGAAAGGGGTGATTCACATTCCGACGGACGCCACGGGTAAGATTCAGGGCGACATGGTCTTTCCGACGCTGGTGGCGGAGCTGTTGCCGCTGGGCCTGCGGGGACTGGTCGTCGGCGGGTTGCTTTCGGCACTGATGTCGTCGCTTTCGTCGCTTTTTAATTCGTGCGCGACGCTTTTTACGGTGGACATTTACGAGAAGCTTCGTCCGGGTCGCCCGGAGTCGGAGCTGGTGCGGGTGGGACGGATTGCGACGGCGGTGGTGGTGGGGCTGGGCCTGTTGTGGATTCCGATCATGAAGGTGATGGCCGAGTCGAAGGCGGGGTTGTACGATTATTTGCAGAACGTGCAGGGTTTTCTGGCGCCGCCGATCACGGCGGTGTTTCTGCTGGGGATTACGAGTCGTCGGATCAACGCGCGGGGTGCAGTGTGGGGGTTGGGCGTCGGCTTCGTGCTGGCGATGGTGAAGTTGACGTTGCAATCGATGGTGCAGAACGGGGCGCTGGATCCGAACACGCTCCTGGGCGCAATCGGTGCGTTTAATGGCTATTACTTCTCCGGACTGCTGTTCTTGCTGAGCGTGCTGATCATCGTCGGCGTATCGTTGTTGACGGAGGCGCCGCCGGAGGAGAAGGTACGGGGGTTGACGTTTGGTACGGTGTCGGCGTCGGACCGGTCTGAGAGTCGGAAGACGTGGGACTGGCGGGATGTGACGTTGACGGTGGTGGTGCTGGGGCTGGTGCTGGCGATCTATCTGTACTTCTCCTTCTGGGTGTAACCTGCTGTCACGGGCACAGGCAAAAAAGGGGCGGCCGGCTGGCCGCCCCTTTTTCGTGCTCACCTGCGAGGCGTGCGGAGTTGCAGACGCCACTGCACGCGCCCCTCGAGCGGATCTTCCTGCAGGACGGGTCCATCCGGGCCCGGAATAACCTGCAGTTCATGGGCGGCTTCGCCGGGCAGGGCCACCCAGCCGCGGGCCGGTGCCCCATCGGTACTGAATACCTGCAGCTCCAGACGGCTCCAGTCCATTTCCATGGTGGACTGGGCCAGTGCAATGTGCGGCAGCACCGTATGATCGCGTACCAGCACGATGATCGGCACCGGTCCGGCCTCGATCTCATGCCACCGACCCCCTTCGTACACCCGGTCGGTCTGGTAGTCGATCCAGGTGCCCGGCGGCAGATAGACCCGGCGGCCGGTGGACCCGGTCTCGAACAGTGGGGCTACCAGCAGCGCCTCGCCAAAGAAGTACTGGTCGTCGATCAGCCACGAGGTCGGATCGTCCGGAAACTCGAAGAAAAGCGGGCGCATCATGGGGTGCCCTTCGGCCGAGGAGCGCACGG from Rhodothermus marinus carries:
- a CDS encoding sodium:solute symporter, whose translation is MTVLDWLIVAAYFAILAGIVWWSARRVKTTTDYFLAGRDVGFFVIGASIFASNIGSEHIVGLAGSGAANGLAQAHWELHAWILVLLAWVFVPFYYRSGVFTMPEFLERRFNSRARWILAVVSLTAYVFTKVSVTVYAGALVFRTLLADVFGSPDQAFWVGAIATVLATGIYTILGGLRAVVYTEVLQTGLLILGSVFITVFGLSALGGWGELREVARLQGEQWALWRPNSDPNFPWLGVMISSAVTGIWYWCTDQYIVQRTLAARSLQDARRGALWGGFLKVWPVFIFLVPGMIGYALHLKGVIHIPTDATGKIQGDMVFPTLVAELLPLGLRGLVVGGLLSALMSSLSSLFNSCATLFTVDIYEKLRPGRPESELVRVGRIATAVVVGLGLLWIPIMKVMAESKAGLYDYLQNVQGFLAPPITAVFLLGITSRRINARGAVWGLGVGFVLAMVKLTLQSMVQNGALDPNTLLGAIGAFNGYYFSGLLFLLSVLIIVGVSLLTEAPPEEKVRGLTFGTVSASDRSESRKTWDWRDVTLTVVVLGLVLAIYLYFSFWV